Sequence from the Ignavibacteria bacterium genome:
GCCGACAGCGAGGTCAGCGCTGTAAGAAGCGCCGACTTTAATCCTGTAAACGGAAAGGTTTCGACTATTATAGGAAAAGGGCTCTTTGATTTTGGCGACACAGACGGCGACTCCAGGCGCGCAAGGCTGCAGCACCCGCTTGGCATTACATACTTTAACGGGAAACTTTATGTTGCAGATACGTATAATAATAAAATTAAAATAGTGGACCCCGCGGAGAATACGAGCAGGACATTTGCAGGCACAGGGGCTGAAGGCATGGATGACGGAGATTTAACAAAGGCAAAATTCAATGAACCGGGCGGCATTTCATATGCAAAAGGAAGGTTTTATGTTGCAGATACGGATAACAATCTTGTCAGAATAATTGACCCTGCTCAGGAGAAAGTCTCCACGCTTCAGCTTAAGGGGATAGAAAAGTTAAGAAAGCCCTTTGCATTTAATGAGAAGGAATTTCAGGGGGACAAGGAAGTTTTAAGCGGGGTAAATCTTTCCAGGCTGAAGGGAGTGAGTCTTAGTCTTTCATTTCAGAATAATTACGGGTTGAACCATGATGCGCCGAGCAAGATAAGGATATTCTCTCGCGACGGGAAAGTTAACGTGGAAAAAAGCATTACTTCCCCAAAGACAGAAATTGATTTACCGGGTCTTAACGGGGTGGACAAGCTTTATTCCGAGATGGTGGTTTATTACTGCAAGGAAGGAAATGAAGGCTTGTGCCTTATTAAAGACGTGCTTTTTGAGATAAACAATTCGCCGGAGGGAAAAGAGCAGCTGGATATAAATTACAGTCTGGCGGCGGCGAAATAACGTGCCTTTCCGCCGTGGCAGAGGCATCCCCTACAGACACATTTTTATCTTAGAAAGAAGACAATGACCACAATTGTAACCGTGCCCACGGCGGCAATCTGGCTGTAGAGCCTGTTCCATTTTTTAATTCTTCCCCATACTATGGCAGAAAGAACCATTAGTCCCGCAAGGGCAATTGAGGCCAGGATGCACTGTATAAAATCGAACCTCTCCCCTACTATGGAATATATAGTTGTGTCGTGATAGATTTTCCTGTAGATTACCTGCAGGTGCAGCCAGTAGACCAGAAGAGACTCGCGTCCCACTTCAAGCACAAAAGATTCCGTTGTATTCCTTGAGAGTTCATAGTACCTGAGTGATATGAGGAGCACCACAACTATACCAAGCCTGAGGAGAAAGAAAAACTGGTTAGGGACAACTTTACTGATGTAATCCAGCATATCAAGCGGAAACCAGAGCACAAACGCCCCTACAAGAATTAAGGCTATTCCCCACCTCATTGCGAGCTTAAGGAAGCGGGCTTCCTCATTGCGGTTTTTGAACATCATGTAATAATAGCTTATGAGCGAACCCGCAAGCATAAAGCCGAGCCATGGGAAGAGTGGGAAAAGGGACCCATGCTGCTCGTTAAAATAATTTGCCAGGGGAAGAGGCATAAACTGAGTAAAATCTATTTTATAAACCAGCGGCGCAAAAATGAAGGAAATGAGCGTTATTACTGCAAGTATGGCATTATAAATAGTGTCACTTTTTATAAGGAGCCGCAGAATGAACATAAGGAGCAGTCCGAAGGCGATGCAGTGCAGTACGTCGACGCTTAAGAAAGGAAGTATTTCCTCGGGCGTAGCCTTGTGAAGCATTTTCTGGAGCGAGAGGTATGGAAGCCTGAGGGAATAGCCGACGAGCCATATTAAAACTATTCTTCCCAGCTGCCGCCAGAAATCGAACTTGTACTGCCTGAAAGCTTCGAGCTTTCTCTGGCTTGCAATTGTAAAGGCAAAGCCCGAGATAAAGAGAAACGAGGGCGCAACAAGCCCGTTAATAAAAGTAAGGTGCTTAAACCACTCCGAAGCCCTTAACTCCGGCCTGAGCATGGCGTTAAAGATGTGGGTCTCGATCATGAATAAGAGAGCCCAGCCACGGTAAAGATCAATAAAGGCAAAACGTTTTTTTGTTGCGTCCATAAAAAAGGAAAATAGTTAAAGGAAAAATAAAACAAAGGGAAATCGCAATAAGAGGGGAAAAAAGATTTTCCCTTAATTTAAAGGCTGAATTATTTATTTTTGATTATCGCATATTTTCGCAATGCAAAGATAAGAGGAGCAGACGTATAATCATAATGTTTTTTACTCTCCCCTCTTAAACAAAATTCAACTTATCATAAATTTGGACGAAGAAGTTTCTTTTAAGGCAGTTTTTCCTGCCCAATAATCAGGATCTGATAAAATATAAACGGAAATTTATGTATAACGAAACACTTAATGAATTACGCTCTGAACTTGATAACTGGAAAAAACGCCAGGAAACGGACAAAAGTTCTGCCTGCAGGGTATTATCCCTGGCCGAAGAAATACTCTCCTCTCCTGAAAAAGCCGGCATTGAAGAGGCCTTCTGGCATGAATATCTTGATATAACACGCCACCCGGTATTCTTAAAGAGCCTGGATGACAGGCCCGCGCGCTACCGCTGGGCAGATACGGCATTTAAGGCCATAGATCTGTCGGACTATAACCTGAAGAGGCTTTTCGATCAGAGGGTGGAGTTACACCCCGAAAGGATCCTTTTCAGCATAACCGAAGACAATAAGCTTACCGAGTTCAGCTACAGGTGGGTGCAGAAAAGAGCGCGCCAGATCGCATCTGTCCTCTATGAGGCGGGCGGGGGAAGCCCGAGAGTGGCAATATTCTCTGAAAACACGCTTGAAAGCGCAAGCTGCGACATTGCATGCCTGCTTTATGACATTTTTGACGCACCATTAAATATACATTTCAGCTCGGATACGGTTGCGGATATTTTTAACAGGACCAGCATTAACATTGCCGTTACAGATTCCGAGACAAGGCTTAACCTTCTTTTAAGGGTCCGTGAAAAGCTGGGACGGAGCTTTAAGATCATTTATACGGGCTACGACAGGATAGAGCCTCAGCCTGAGGTCTATATAATGGAAAAGCTGATCTCGGAATTTGATCCTGCAAGAATTGACAGTGTGCTTTCAGGAAGGAAAAGGCTTCATCTTCACGAGGCCGCAACGGTTCTTTTTACCTCGGGAAGCACCGGCATGGCTAAAGGGGTCGTTTTTACGATGTACAATCTTATAACAAAGCGCTTCGCGAGAGCCGCGGCATTGCCTGAAGTGGGTGAAAAAGAGCTTCTGCTTTGTTATCTGCCCCTTTACCACACTTTTGGGAGATACCTCGAAATGATGGGAATGATATTCTGGGGAGGCACATATGTTTTTGCAGGCAACCCCTCGGTTGAAACGCTTCTAAGCCTCATGCAGAAAGTAAACCCCACGGGCATTATAAGCATTCCGCTCAGGCTAGTGCAGATTAGGGACAAGTTCCTGCACCAGTCGTCAAAGGCTGTTGATAAGAAGCTCTTCCGTGAGCTGACGGGCAAGAACCTGCGCTGGGGGCTTTCGGCAGCAGGGTTTCTGGATCCCAGGGTGTTTCAGTTCTTCCATGAGCACGGTGTTGAGCTCTGCTCCGGCTTCGGAATGACGGAGGCCACGGGGGGAATATGCATGACGCCCCCGGGGGAATACGTAAAAAATTCAGTCGGCATACCTTTACCCGGCATCGAGATGCGCCTAAACACAAAAGGTGAACTGGAGATCTCCGGGCACTACGTGGCAGAATACCTTGATGACGACATTAAGGAGAAAAATGAGGGCTGGATGCCTACGGGCGACCTGTTCAAGATGGACAAGAACGGGCACTACCATATTGTTGACCGTATAAAGGATATTTATAAAAATATAAAGGGACAGACAATTGCGCCCCGCCCCATAGAAAAACTCTTTGACAATATACCGGGCTTCAAGAGGACTTTCCTCGTGGGCGACGGGATGGCATACAACACACTTTTAATTGTACCCGACACAAACGATGCTATTTTGCAGAAGGCACTTTCCAAGAAGAAGCAGACGGATTACTTCCGCCCTATTATCGCCTCGGCAAACCGGGAGCTTGCCCCGTACGAGCGCATAGTGGACTTTTCCATTCTTGACCGCGATTTTGAAGAGCAGAGGGGTGAACTTACTTCCAAGGGAAGCATGAGGAGAAAGGCTATTGAAAACAGCTTTGCCAATGAAATAAGCAGGATGTACAAATATCCGAACGTGGACTTCAAAATTGACAGCCTTAAGGTTATAATTCCCCGCTGGGTTATAAGGGACCTGGGAATTACCGAGTACGACATGAAAAGCCAGCACGACGGGCTTTATAACAAGCTGAATGATACAAGGCTCACCATTAAATTTAACCCTAAGACAGAAAGGGTCCAGATAGGCGACTTTGAATACATTGTTTCGGGCTCACAGGTGGATCTCGGGGTGTTCATCAGGCAGCCGATGCTTTGGGCGGGCAACATTTCGCTCATTAACTTTGCGCTATGCAAGGACGGATGGGATACGCCTTACGATGAAAAAATTTCGCCGCAGGTTTTCCTCGCCTCTTCCTTAAACAGGCTTTACGCGGGAAAGCTTCCTGTTATAAGCAACAAAATACCGGAAGCAAAACTGAAGGAGCTGAACGACATTGTAATTAAAAGTATCTACGGGCGCGGAAGCGCGGCACTTGAGGCCGTGCAGAGCCTTGAAAGGCAGCTCCACACCGAAAGCCACAGGGTAACCTACCTCATACGGCGGAGGCTTGAATCGCTCGCCCTGCATCCGGATTTTGAGGTCAGGAGCTACGCCTACAGGATACTGCTTTTTGACGAGCCGTGGCTGGATTACAGCAAGTACCTGCCGGCATTTATCAACTCGGGGCTTCCTTTTATAAACAAGAAAAGCATAGAGCAGATCTCGCAGGCGGATTTTGAACGCGGGCGCCTTGAGGCCTTGAGGCAGAGGCTGGAATCGTACCGTACTACTCTGGACTGGGATTCCTCACCCATAATGATAACGCAGTTCAAAAGGATACTTGAGCTTCTTGTACATTTTGCACGCCACAACAGAAATTCATATGGGGCTGTAAGAGAGGAGCTCGTAAGCTGGATACTGCACAAGGATGAGCCGCAGCTTTCCTCTTACGCACAGGAGCTGTTCAACAAGCTTTCAGCCTGGTTTGAATCCACATTTGAACTTTCCCCTTTTGAAAGCGAGGAGGAAAACTGGAAAGAAAGAGTGGTCTTCCAGGAGGACTTTACTCCCGATGAAATTAAGAGGATTGAAAAAGTAATCTTCTGTTCAACATTCCTGAAGGAATCCCTTCTTCTTATTTTTGATGAAGACAGGTTTAACCTGAAGCAGGTTGCGCATGAGG
This genomic interval carries:
- a CDS encoding DUF1624 domain-containing protein; the protein is MDATKKRFAFIDLYRGWALLFMIETHIFNAMLRPELRASEWFKHLTFINGLVAPSFLFISGFAFTIASQRKLEAFRQYKFDFWRQLGRIVLIWLVGYSLRLPYLSLQKMLHKATPEEILPFLSVDVLHCIAFGLLLMFILRLLIKSDTIYNAILAVITLISFIFAPLVYKIDFTQFMPLPLANYFNEQHGSLFPLFPWLGFMLAGSLISYYYMMFKNRNEEARFLKLAMRWGIALILVGAFVLWFPLDMLDYISKVVPNQFFFLLRLGIVVVLLISLRYYELSRNTTESFVLEVGRESLLVYWLHLQVIYRKIYHDTTIYSIVGERFDFIQCILASIALAGLMVLSAIVWGRIKKWNRLYSQIAAVGTVTIVVIVFFLR
- a CDS encoding GNAT family N-acetyltransferase, which codes for MYNETLNELRSELDNWKKRQETDKSSACRVLSLAEEILSSPEKAGIEEAFWHEYLDITRHPVFLKSLDDRPARYRWADTAFKAIDLSDYNLKRLFDQRVELHPERILFSITEDNKLTEFSYRWVQKRARQIASVLYEAGGGSPRVAIFSENTLESASCDIACLLYDIFDAPLNIHFSSDTVADIFNRTSINIAVTDSETRLNLLLRVREKLGRSFKIIYTGYDRIEPQPEVYIMEKLISEFDPARIDSVLSGRKRLHLHEAATVLFTSGSTGMAKGVVFTMYNLITKRFARAAALPEVGEKELLLCYLPLYHTFGRYLEMMGMIFWGGTYVFAGNPSVETLLSLMQKVNPTGIISIPLRLVQIRDKFLHQSSKAVDKKLFRELTGKNLRWGLSAAGFLDPRVFQFFHEHGVELCSGFGMTEATGGICMTPPGEYVKNSVGIPLPGIEMRLNTKGELEISGHYVAEYLDDDIKEKNEGWMPTGDLFKMDKNGHYHIVDRIKDIYKNIKGQTIAPRPIEKLFDNIPGFKRTFLVGDGMAYNTLLIVPDTNDAILQKALSKKKQTDYFRPIIASANRELAPYERIVDFSILDRDFEEQRGELTSKGSMRRKAIENSFANEISRMYKYPNVDFKIDSLKVIIPRWVIRDLGITEYDMKSQHDGLYNKLNDTRLTIKFNPKTERVQIGDFEYIVSGSQVDLGVFIRQPMLWAGNISLINFALCKDGWDTPYDEKISPQVFLASSLNRLYAGKLPVISNKIPEAKLKELNDIVIKSIYGRGSAALEAVQSLERQLHTESHRVTYLIRRRLESLALHPDFEVRSYAYRILLFDEPWLDYSKYLPAFINSGLPFINKKSIEQISQADFERGRLEALRQRLESYRTTLDWDSSPIMITQFKRILELLVHFARHNRNSYGAVREELVSWILHKDEPQLSSYAQELFNKLSAWFESTFELSPFESEEENWKERVVFQEDFTPDEIKRIEKVIFCSTFLKESLLLIFDEDRFNLKQVAHEGIWISRILSPHNSFLYRISINTIYDKHYDLMLLIKDDITRTAVRETIYWMIKISGYPGASSVMPKFGNFRSSMGAASLAYVNDLTVWDKIRDYSSVRTTQNSFKNEYRWKALFVRAFIAFLKAWQNSAYALTPGSITPTNVVVPEADLKLNSRILSLSGWQPYKNTLSIIHPFIKNFYLQTIGNYPWNKDAIKIEWMFDAAVEAFSKKRALRYLENLKNDIMNSPTRYDEFDLRGAIDRYIEKRKTEPYKNLALLGAIERYNEWISQNRESTSEAREQFIRKLYSLYQLNRFPAITRYMFYQKTYFANADELVKERFSRLIQIMFEQPEVHATRLVELSELQDALTSFDDRQVFSKLVFPDVSKRLQMELIPVGEDEKKSVIVKTLVSDRRNVAHVVRQALSPFEVGNLNRLFILDDYPVNITSEDHFLILTDNEEQESVNGGICYKILDSNVAHLEGIVVAAPFRGRGIGSVLLEDFCNRLRAEGVQVVTTHFYLTSFFSKHMFRVDSRWGGLVRFLT